TACACCCTCTTCTTCCATGATCGCGATTTTACGGTCTACAATCTGTTTTTCCAGCTTCATATTCGGAATTCCGTAGCGAAGCAGTCCGCCCGGTTTGTCTTCCCGTTCAAACACAACAACCGTATGTCCTCTTTTATTTAACTGATCGGCTGCTGCCAGACCGGACGGTCCGGACCCGACAACTGCCACTTTCTTTCCGGTTCTGACTTTCGGCGGTCTTGCCTTTGCATAGCCTTCTGCATATGCATTTTCTATAATTCCATACTCATTTGCCTTTGAAGAAACCGGATCTTCATGCAGTCCGCAGGTACAGGCATTCTCGCACAGTGCCGGGCAGACTCTGGATGTAAATTCCGGGAAATTGTTGGTTTTTACCAGTCGGTAATAGGCTTCTTCCCAGTTTCCGTTATAGATCAGATCGTTCCATTCCGGCACCAGGTTATGAAGCGGGCATCCGCTTGCCATTCCGTTTAAGATTTTTCCGGACTGGCAGAACGGAACTCCACATGCCATACATCTGGCTCCCTGTATCTCCTGCTCTTCTTTCGTCAGAGGCGTATGGAATTCATTAAAATGTTTGATTCTCTCTTCTGGTGCCTCTGCAATTTTATCCTGTCTTGCATATTCCATAAATCCTGTTGGTTTTCCCATTTTTTCCGCCTCCTATCTGCCGTTTTTGATTTTGTTGAACGCTTCGATTTTTGCCTGTTCGCTGGACAATCCCTTTTCTTCCATCTGAAGGATTGCGGACATCATCTTCTCATAATCCTCCGGGATGATCTTTTTGAATTTCGGCAGATAGTCTTTGAAGTTTTCAAGGATTTCTTTTCCAACCTCAGAATTGGTATATGCCACATGTTCCTTGATCATATCTTTCAGTTCCAGAACATCGTATTTATCGGTTACCCGTTCAATATTCACCATTTCTTTGTTTACTTTTTTATAAAGATCGTTGTTCAGATCCAGAACATAAGCGATACCACCGCTCATTCCGGCTGCAAAGTTCTTGCCGGTCTTTCCGAGCACTGCCACACGTCCTCCGGTCATGTACTCACATCCGTGATCTCCCACGCCTTCTACGACTGCGGTTGCACCGGAGTTTCTGACACAGAAACGTTCTCCTGCCACACCGTTGATAAATGCTTTACCGCTGGTCGCTCCGTAGAGTGCCACATTTCCGATGATGATATTGTCTTCTGCCTTGAACTTAATTCCCTGTGGCGGACAAACCACCAGTTTTCCTCCGGAAAGTCCTTTTCCGAAGTAATCATTGCTGTCTCCTGTCAGTTCCAGAGTCAGTCCCTTCGGAATAAAGGCTCCGAAGCTCTGTCCTCCTGCACCGTTACACTTGATCACATAAGTGTCTTCTTCCAGACCTTCCGGATAACGTCTGGTAATCTCAGAACCAAAGATGGTTCCCAGCGTACGGTCTGTATTGGTTACATCGATCTCCATACTTCTCTTCTGGCCTTTTTCCAGAGCCGGAAGCAACTGTTTTACCAGCACTTTTTCATCCAGTGTCTTATCCAGTTCAAAGTCATAAACTTTCTTCGGATTGAAGATCACGCCTTTTTTCTCTTTTGCATACGGATTGTACAGAATTCTGGAAAGATCCAGTTCTGCCGCACGCTCGGAAGTCGGTACATCCTTGATCTTCAGAAGATCCGTACGTCCTACCAGTTCATCCACGGTACGAACGCCTAATTTTGCCATGTATTCCCGCAGCTCTTCTGCAATAAAGCGCATGAAGTTTACCACGTATTCCGGTTTTCCCGCAAAACGTTTCCGAAGTTCCGGATTCTGAGTTGCCACGCCGACCGGACAGGTATCTAGGTTGCAGACTCTCATCATCACACATCCCATGGTTACCAGCGGAGCTGTTGCAAACCCATATTCCTCTGCACCAAGAATTGCTGCGATTGCTACGTCACGGCCACTCATCAGTTTACCGTCTGTCTCGATCCGGACTCTTTCACGCAGTCCGTTCTGGATCAGGGTCTGATGAGTTTCTGCCAGTCCCAGTTCCCACGGAAGTCCTGCATTCTGGATTGAACTTCTCGGAGCTGCTCCGGTACCGCCATCATATCCGGAAATCAGGATAACACCTGCTCCCGCCTTTGCCACACCGGCTGCTACGGTTCCAACTCCGGCTTCTGATACCAGTTTTACGGAAATTCTTGCATTTTTATTTGCATTCTTACAGTCATAGATCAACTGTGCCAAATCTTCGATAGAATAAATATCGTGATGTGGCGGTGGAGAGATCAGACTTACACCAGGGGTAGAATGTCTGGTCTTTGCAATCCACGGATAAACTTTTCCGCCTGGAAGATGTCCTCCCTCTCCCGGTTTTGCACCCTGTGCCATCTTAATCTGAATCTCCTGTGCACTTACCAGATAACGGGAAGTCACGCCGAATCGTCCGGATGCCACCTGCTTGATTGCAGAACATCTGTCGGTATCCAGACGTTCAATATCCTCTCCACCTTCTCCACTGTTTGATTTTCCGTGGAGCTGGTTCATTGCAAGCGCCAAGGTCTCATGAGCCTCTTTGGAGATCGAACCATAAGACATCGCTCCGGTCTTAAATCTGGTCACAATAGAATCCACACTTTCTACCTCATCAAGCGGTACACTCTTCTTCGGGTAGTTGAATTCCATCTGTCCACGCAGATTGATTTTCTCTCCTTCTTCATCCACCATCTTCGTGTACTGCTTGAACATATCATAATCGCCGCGTCTTGTAGCCTGTTGCAGCATATGAATGGTCTGTGGATTGTAGAGATGTTCTTCTCCACCGCTCTTTGCTTTATGTTTTCCCTCACTGTTCAGGGTCATATCCACCTGTAATCCCAGCGGATCATAGGCCTCTGAATGGAATCCGATATAATCCTGTGCGATTTCTTCGATTCCGATTCCTCCTACTCTGCTGACTGTATCGGTAAAATATTTCTGAATAAAATCTTCTTTCAGACCGATTGCCTCAAAGATCTTTGCTCCCTGATAAGACTGCATGGTCGAAATACCCATCTTGGAAGCGATCTTGATGATTCCGTGAAGGACTGCATTGTTGTAATCGTCCACCGCTGCATAATAATCTTTATGAAGCAGATTTGAATTGATCAGCTGACGGATAGATTCATGTGCCAGATACGGATTGATCGCACAGGCTCCATAACCAATCAGTGTTGCAAAATGATGGACTTCTCTGGGTTCTCCGGATTCCAGGATCATGGCTACCGATGTTCTCTTCTTGGTACGAACCAAGTGTTGCTGTAAACCTGACACTGCCAGAAGTGACGGAATTGCCACATGATATTCATCCATTTCCCGGTCAGTCAGAATCAGGATGTTGGCTCCCTCTCTGATCACACGGTCAACCTCAATAAACATATAGTCCATCGCCTTCTCCAGGCTGGTGTTCTTATAATAGGTAATCGGAATTTCTGCTACCTTGAATCCGTCCACCTTAATATTCTTGATTTTCAGGATATCCGTATTGGTCAGGATCGGGTTATTCACCTGAAGCATCTTACAGTTCTCTTCTTTTTCTTCCAGCAGGTTTCCATCGGATCCCACATAAATCGTGGTGGATGTTACGACTTCCTCACGGATCGCATCGATCGGCGGATT
This window of the Mediterraneibacter butyricigenes genome carries:
- the gltB gene encoding glutamate synthase large subunit, giving the protein MNKQNMEAQTPQGLYRSSFEHDNCGIGAVVNIKGVKSHETVKNALKIVENLEHRAGKDAEGKTGDGVGILLQISHKFFSRVCSTLGFSIGGERDYGIGMFFFPQDELKRNQAKKIFEVIVEKEGLNFLGWREVPIHPEILGKKAVDCMPCIMQAFIERPRKVEKGLPFDRRLYVIRRVFEQSSDDTYVVSLSSRTIVYKGMFLVGQLRLFFDDLQSEDYESAVALVHSRFSTNTAPSWQRAHPYRFIVHNGEINTIKGNADKMRAREETMESEFLHGELHKVLPAINASGSDSAMLDNALEFMVMSGMDLPLAVMISIPEPWANNRSMSQSEKDFYQYYSTMMEPWDGPASILFTDGDRMGAVLDRNGLRPSRYYITDDDQLILSSEVGVLDIDPTKIVVKERLHPGKMLLVDMVAGKVIDDEELKEDYAHRQPYGEWLDSNLIHLADLKIPNQDVPTYTKEECTRLQKAFGYSYEEVKSSILTMAQRGAEGIAAMGIDAPLAVLSQKNQPLFGYFKQLFAQVTNPPIDAIREEVVTSTTIYVGSDGNLLEEKEENCKMLQVNNPILTNTDILKIKNIKVDGFKVAEIPITYYKNTSLEKAMDYMFIEVDRVIREGANILILTDREMDEYHVAIPSLLAVSGLQQHLVRTKKRTSVAMILESGEPREVHHFATLIGYGACAINPYLAHESIRQLINSNLLHKDYYAAVDDYNNAVLHGIIKIASKMGISTMQSYQGAKIFEAIGLKEDFIQKYFTDTVSRVGGIGIEEIAQDYIGFHSEAYDPLGLQVDMTLNSEGKHKAKSGGEEHLYNPQTIHMLQQATRRGDYDMFKQYTKMVDEEGEKINLRGQMEFNYPKKSVPLDEVESVDSIVTRFKTGAMSYGSISKEAHETLALAMNQLHGKSNSGEGGEDIERLDTDRCSAIKQVASGRFGVTSRYLVSAQEIQIKMAQGAKPGEGGHLPGGKVYPWIAKTRHSTPGVSLISPPPHHDIYSIEDLAQLIYDCKNANKNARISVKLVSEAGVGTVAAGVAKAGAGVILISGYDGGTGAAPRSSIQNAGLPWELGLAETHQTLIQNGLRERVRIETDGKLMSGRDVAIAAILGAEEYGFATAPLVTMGCVMMRVCNLDTCPVGVATQNPELRKRFAGKPEYVVNFMRFIAEELREYMAKLGVRTVDELVGRTDLLKIKDVPTSERAAELDLSRILYNPYAKEKKGVIFNPKKVYDFELDKTLDEKVLVKQLLPALEKGQKRSMEIDVTNTDRTLGTIFGSEITRRYPEGLEEDTYVIKCNGAGGQSFGAFIPKGLTLELTGDSNDYFGKGLSGGKLVVCPPQGIKFKAEDNIIIGNVALYGATSGKAFINGVAGERFCVRNSGATAVVEGVGDHGCEYMTGGRVAVLGKTGKNFAAGMSGGIAYVLDLNNDLYKKVNKEMVNIERVTDKYDVLELKDMIKEHVAYTNSEVGKEILENFKDYLPKFKKIIPEDYEKMMSAILQMEEKGLSSEQAKIEAFNKIKNGR